Proteins from one Rhizobium sp. CB3090 genomic window:
- a CDS encoding substrate-binding domain-containing protein: MLRKAITLLTAIFIAAAAGFVSTAYAQGKTYYWISHGSPADPVWTYFLAGAKLWAEDTGNKVNTSFHNGDVPAQQEAVRAAISAGAAGIVTTSPDPGSLLQVVKEANAAKIPIINFNTPDPQASFNAYVGGDNKTFGHNWAQYLVDKKLVKSGDFVWMPVEVPGATYGVQEEEGISSVFKPLNITWEITDSTLDQAEIITRMSDYLTANRSKIKAIIGLGDLVTGSIKRVFDQVGVKPGEIPVVGWGNSPDTTQEVLTGYVNAAQWQDPQATSYMALSMAAMAASKIPPGFNIITGALYEKDKAEIYDKILSGK, encoded by the coding sequence ATGCTGAGGAAAGCTATTACCCTACTCACGGCGATCTTCATTGCCGCAGCAGCGGGCTTCGTTTCGACCGCCTACGCACAGGGGAAAACATATTATTGGATCTCACACGGCTCGCCGGCGGATCCTGTGTGGACCTATTTCCTCGCCGGAGCCAAGCTCTGGGCGGAAGACACCGGCAACAAGGTCAACACATCGTTCCATAACGGCGATGTTCCTGCGCAACAGGAAGCTGTGCGGGCTGCAATTTCGGCTGGGGCTGCCGGGATCGTGACCACCAGCCCGGATCCGGGCAGCCTCCTCCAAGTCGTCAAGGAAGCCAACGCGGCCAAAATCCCGATCATCAACTTCAATACGCCCGATCCGCAAGCAAGCTTCAACGCCTATGTCGGAGGTGATAACAAGACCTTCGGCCACAACTGGGCACAATATCTGGTCGACAAGAAGCTGGTGAAATCCGGTGATTTCGTCTGGATGCCAGTCGAGGTTCCGGGTGCGACCTACGGGGTGCAGGAGGAAGAAGGCATATCCAGCGTCTTCAAGCCGCTGAACATCACCTGGGAAATCACCGACTCCACATTGGACCAGGCGGAAATCATCACGCGCATGTCGGACTATCTCACCGCCAATCGCTCGAAGATCAAGGCGATCATCGGGCTCGGAGACCTCGTAACCGGAAGCATCAAGCGGGTGTTTGATCAGGTGGGCGTAAAGCCCGGCGAAATTCCGGTCGTCGGTTGGGGTAACTCGCCCGATACCACGCAGGAAGTCCTGACGGGTTACGTAAATGCCGCTCAATGGCAGGACCCGCAAGCAACCAGCTACATGGCTCTATCAATGGCGGCCATGGCGGCCAGCAAGATCCCGCCCGGCTTTAACATCATTACCGGCGCTCTCTATGAAAAGGACAAGGCCGAGATCTACGACAAAATTCTTTCGGGCAAATAA
- a CDS encoding carbohydrate ABC transporter permease has product MKRKTLDRIGLLFVALVMVSPVILFFLWMISLSLKYEIDNGAYPPIFIPERFAWSNYVKVFEENNFFLYFWNSILVTGSATLLALLIGVPAGYGIARLKAEKSAIVIMIARMTPGLSFLIPLFLLFQWLNLLGTLWPQIIIHLVVTVPIVVWIMIGYFETTPMELEEAASIDGATPWQIFRLVALPIAKPGIVVSFILSVIFSWNNFVFGIVLASRETRTLPVAVYNMLSFEQVSWGPLAAAALIVTLPVLILTIFAQKQIVAGLTAGAVKGG; this is encoded by the coding sequence ATGAAACGCAAGACGCTCGACCGGATCGGTCTCCTCTTCGTGGCGCTGGTGATGGTCTCGCCGGTCATCCTATTCTTCCTGTGGATGATCTCGCTTTCGTTGAAATACGAAATCGATAACGGCGCCTATCCGCCGATCTTCATTCCGGAGCGCTTTGCCTGGTCGAACTACGTCAAGGTTTTCGAGGAAAACAACTTCTTCCTCTATTTCTGGAACTCCATTCTGGTGACCGGATCCGCAACATTGCTCGCGCTGCTGATCGGCGTTCCGGCTGGCTACGGCATTGCACGCCTGAAGGCGGAGAAGTCGGCGATCGTCATCATGATCGCGCGAATGACGCCCGGCCTCTCCTTCCTCATTCCGCTGTTTCTGCTCTTCCAATGGCTGAACCTGTTGGGAACGCTTTGGCCGCAGATCATCATACATCTGGTGGTCACGGTCCCGATCGTCGTCTGGATCATGATCGGTTATTTCGAGACGACACCGATGGAGCTCGAGGAAGCGGCCAGCATCGACGGCGCGACGCCGTGGCAGATCTTTCGGCTGGTAGCCCTGCCGATCGCCAAGCCGGGGATTGTCGTCTCCTTCATCCTCTCGGTCATCTTCTCGTGGAACAATTTCGTCTTCGGCATCGTGCTCGCAAGCCGCGAGACGCGTACCCTGCCGGTCGCCGTCTATAACATGCTGTCTTTCGAGCAGGTGAGCTGGGGGCCGCTTGCGGCCGCAGCGCTGATCGTGACGCTGCCGGTGCTGATTCTGACGATATTTGCCCAGAAGCAAATCGTTGCCGGCTTGACCGCCGGCGCCGTCAAGGGTGGCTGA
- a CDS encoding sugar ABC transporter permease: protein MASVHIEDTAATAAKNKSKPKTRLAPNYWPFVIPALVVIAAVIVFPWVFTLWMSVNSWTLGQSQTFTGFANYVRLATDARFWEALWHTVLYTGLSVIAPVFLGTLAALIFDAQFPFRGFLRGIFVMPMMATPVAIALVWTMMFHPQLGVLNYLLSFVGIGPQEWIYNQFSVIPSLVLVETWQWTPLVMLIVLGGLAAVPREPYESAEIDGANAWQKFRYLTLPMIAPFLMIAVIIRSIDAIKSFDIIYAMTQGGPGTASETINIYLYNTAFSYYDVGYGSAMAVIFFILIVVLSFVLLMARQRANWSDR from the coding sequence ATGGCGTCCGTGCACATCGAAGATACCGCAGCGACCGCTGCCAAGAACAAGAGCAAGCCGAAAACTCGGCTTGCTCCCAATTATTGGCCTTTCGTCATCCCGGCCCTGGTGGTCATTGCCGCGGTCATCGTATTTCCGTGGGTCTTCACCCTATGGATGAGCGTCAATAGCTGGACGCTCGGGCAATCCCAAACCTTTACGGGCTTTGCCAACTACGTTCGCCTGGCAACTGATGCCCGCTTCTGGGAGGCGCTGTGGCATACGGTGCTCTATACGGGCCTCTCCGTCATCGCGCCGGTTTTTTTGGGCACACTTGCCGCTCTGATATTCGATGCGCAATTCCCTTTCCGCGGCTTTCTGCGCGGCATTTTCGTCATGCCGATGATGGCGACGCCGGTTGCGATCGCGCTCGTCTGGACCATGATGTTCCATCCGCAGCTCGGCGTGCTCAACTACCTCTTGTCCTTTGTCGGCATCGGTCCGCAGGAATGGATCTACAATCAGTTCAGCGTCATCCCGTCACTGGTCCTGGTGGAGACCTGGCAGTGGACACCGCTGGTCATGTTGATCGTGCTCGGCGGCCTCGCCGCGGTTCCGCGCGAGCCTTACGAAAGCGCCGAGATCGACGGCGCCAATGCATGGCAGAAGTTCCGGTACCTTACCCTGCCGATGATTGCGCCCTTCCTGATGATCGCTGTCATCATTCGCAGCATCGACGCGATCAAGAGCTTCGACATCATCTATGCGATGACGCAGGGCGGGCCGGGCACCGCCTCCGAGACGATCAACATCTATCTCTACAACACCGCCTTTTCCTATTACGACGTGGGCTACGGCTCGGCCATGGCGGTCATCTTCTTCATCCTCATCGTCGTGCTCTCCTTCGTCCTTCTGATGGCGAGACAGCGCGCGAACTGGTCGGATAGGTAG